GAGCTGAGCGACGCGTTCGGGGGCAGGCTCGCCTTCGGCACGGCCGGCCTGCGGGGGCGCATCGGGCCCGGGCCGCGGCGCATGAACCGGGTCGTGGTCTCGCAGACGAGCGCGGGTTTCGCGGCGTACCTGCTGGAGCGCGCGGCCTCGGGCCGGGCGAGCACCCCGCCATCGATCGTGATCGGCTACGACGGGCGGGTCGGGTCTGCCGTGTTCGCCCGCGACGCTGCCGAGGTGATGGAGGGCGCCGGTGTGCGCGTCTTCCTGCTGCCCGACGCCGGTCCGACGCCCCTCACCGCGTTCGCGGTGCGGCACCTCGGCGTCTCGGCCGGCGTGATGATCACGGCGAGCCACAATCCGCCCCGCGACAACGGCTACAAGGTCTATCTCGGCGACGACGACGCCGGATCGCAGATCGTGCCGCCGGCGGACGCCGAGATCGCCGCCCGCATCGAGCGGGTCGCGCAGACGCCGGTCGCGCAGCTGCCCCGATCCACCGAGTACACGGTGCTGGGGCGCGGCGTCGCCGACGCCTACGTCTCGGAGACCGCGGCCGCCCTGCTCGGCGGCCTGCCCCAGCCTCCCGAGACGCCCGGCGTGGCGCTCGGGGCCGGCACCGGACTGCGGATCGCCTACACGGCGATGCACGGCGTGGGTTCCGACATCGCCCAGCGGGTCTTCGCCTCGACCGGGCTGCCCTCGGTCGTGCCGGTGCGCGAGCAGGATCGCCCCGACGGGGCGTTCCCCACCGTCGCGTTCCCGAACCCCGAGGAGCCCGGCGCCCTCGATCTCGCCTTCCGCACCGCCCGCGGTATCGAAGCCGATCTCGTGGTCGCGCACGACCCCGACGCCGACCGTCTCGCGATCGCGCTGCCGCACCCCGACGAGCCCTCCGGCTACCGCCGGCTCACCGGCAACGAGCTCGGCCTGCTGCTCGGCTGGCGCGCGGCCGAGCGCGAGCGCGCCCGCGCGGCCCTCGCGGGCACGGCCCCGTCCGGCGCC
The genomic region above belongs to Leucobacter muris and contains:
- a CDS encoding phospho-sugar mutase; translated protein: MALPDDGKPGNDGSAHSEETLLERIAEASAWAEHDIDLDAQAETRRLITSTLDGDAEAAAELSDAFGGRLAFGTAGLRGRIGPGPRRMNRVVVSQTSAGFAAYLLERAASGRASTPPSIVIGYDGRVGSAVFARDAAEVMEGAGVRVFLLPDAGPTPLTAFAVRHLGVSAGVMITASHNPPRDNGYKVYLGDDDAGSQIVPPADAEIAARIERVAQTPVAQLPRSTEYTVLGRGVADAYVSETAAALLGGLPQPPETPGVALGAGTGLRIAYTAMHGVGSDIAQRVFASTGLPSVVPVREQDRPDGAFPTVAFPNPEEPGALDLAFRTARGIEADLVVAHDPDADRLAIALPHPDEPSGYRRLTGNELGLLLGWRAAERERARAALAGTAPSGALACTIVSSPALRAVAREYGLDYAETLSGFKWVSRVPGLVFGFEEALGYLTHPGIVRDKDGISASADAIAMAREAASEGRTLWDLLDDASERFGHFASGQITLRFPSMAAASALAARVRQDPPRAFGDVEVASAQDLLTPGLAEVPADVLRYDLSDGSRVMIRPSGTEPKLKIYLDTFSDAGSARKRRRTAGRALSTLERAVRDYLDRLQAGASEAGAPGAGAS